From Anaerohalosphaera lusitana, one genomic window encodes:
- a CDS encoding alpha/beta hydrolase, with translation MAGCFSDRMIFIPPPSSYTDSDQVIKIPVGEHESKSDNENISAFHLPNGKAEYTILYSHGNAEDIGHNDYLLARFRDHGYSVFAYDYRGYGTSEGKPSTKHAYEDADAAFKYLTGELGTDPGKVIVYGRSVGAGLATYLAEKHDVGALVIQSGFVTAFRVITHYPILPFDKFKNIDRIKNINCPVFITHGQKDKIVKPWHGKKLYEAANDPKLKLWVPNTGHNEDLIHIAGERFWDKMDELEKAINQNQSD, from the coding sequence ATGGCTGGCTGTTTTTCAGACAGAATGATCTTCATACCTCCGCCTTCCAGCTATACCGACAGCGATCAGGTGATCAAGATACCCGTCGGCGAACATGAAAGCAAAAGTGATAATGAAAATATTTCCGCCTTCCACCTGCCCAACGGCAAGGCCGAATACACGATCCTTTACAGCCACGGCAACGCGGAAGACATCGGGCACAACGACTACCTCCTGGCCCGCTTCCGCGATCACGGCTACTCAGTGTTCGCCTACGACTACCGCGGTTACGGCACCAGCGAAGGCAAGCCCTCCACGAAGCACGCATACGAAGACGCAGATGCGGCATTTAAATATCTGACGGGCGAGCTGGGCACGGATCCGGGCAAAGTGATCGTCTACGGCCGAAGCGTAGGTGCGGGTCTCGCGACATACCTTGCCGAAAAGCATGACGTAGGCGCACTCGTCATCCAGAGCGGCTTCGTAACCGCCTTTCGCGTCATTACACATTACCCAATCCTGCCCTTTGACAAGTTTAAGAACATCGACCGCATCAAAAACATAAACTGCCCCGTGTTTATAACCCACGGCCAGAAGGACAAGATCGTAAAACCCTGGCACGGCAAGAAACTCTACGAAGCTGCAAACGACCCCAAACTAAAGCTCTGGGTCCCCAACACAGGCCACAACGAGGACCTGATCCACATAGCAGGCGAACGCTTCTGGGACAAAATGGATGAGTTGGAAAAGGCGATCAATCAGAATCAAAGCGATTGA
- the csrA gene encoding carbon storage regulator CsrA encodes MLVLSRQKDESIIIGDDVEVTIVDVRGDKVRLGITAPRSISVHRKEVYEAIQKEKQQKVKGASTNNG; translated from the coding sequence ATGTTGGTTCTGAGCAGACAGAAGGACGAATCAATTATTATTGGCGATGATGTGGAAGTTACCATCGTTGATGTCCGAGGTGATAAGGTCCGACTGGGCATAACCGCACCGCGAAGCATATCGGTCCACCGCAAAGAGGTCTACGAAGCCATCCAGAAGGAAAAACAGCAAAAGGTCAAAGGCGCCTCAACCAACAACGGCTGA
- a CDS encoding winged helix-turn-helix domain-containing protein: MHISEIKYGDLQKLKEKARIETNAKQRDRYRVVALALEGWQTKAIMTKLDRSKNFVQRWCYFYRDGGIEAIAPKRQSGRPTKLPRKKEPELIKRIQDGPTDSDGGVCVLRGRDIRRILEREFGVKYSLFGVYDLMHRLGLSCLKPRPKHRKNDPEKMQQWLEQAPFLSKKSEQKTPKRKLRSGSRTKCE; encoded by the coding sequence ATGCACATCAGTGAGATCAAGTACGGTGACCTGCAAAAGTTAAAAGAAAAAGCTCGGATTGAAACCAATGCAAAGCAGCGAGATCGATATCGGGTGGTAGCCCTGGCATTGGAGGGATGGCAAACAAAAGCGATCATGACAAAACTTGATCGCAGCAAAAACTTCGTTCAGCGATGGTGTTATTTCTACCGTGATGGCGGCATTGAGGCTATCGCACCAAAACGTCAAAGCGGCAGGCCTACAAAACTGCCACGCAAAAAAGAGCCTGAGTTGATCAAGCGAATTCAAGATGGACCAACCGATTCAGACGGTGGTGTATGTGTGCTACGCGGCAGAGACATAAGACGGATTCTTGAAAGAGAATTTGGCGTAAAATATTCGCTCTTCGGCGTCTATGATCTAATGCATAGATTGGGGCTTTCATGTCTAAAACCAAGGCCTAAGCACCGAAAGAACGATCCGGAAAAAATGCAGCAGTGGTTGGAGCAAGCCCCCTTTTTGTCCAAAAAGTCCGAACAGAAAACCCCGAAAAGAAAATTGAGATCTGGTTCCAGGACGAAGTGCGAATAG
- a CDS encoding alpha-L-fucosidase, translating into MADQIFQGQEHPFQKSDYIAPEDPLVEANLERWQDLKFGLMMHWGLYSQLGIVESWGLCSEDQPFQDRGGMPYTEYKKMYFELISEFNPQNFDPAPWARAARYAGMKYMIFTTKHHDGFSMFDTKQTDFKITSPRSPFHTNPKANVAGEIFRKFAEEGFINGVYFSKPDWHHPCYWSPLWATPNRCNNYDTRKYPQMWKEFCNFTYNQIEELMTGYGKIDILWLDGGWVRPNSTINDEVRSWGYDIPQWEQDIDMASIVKMARAHQPDLIVVDRTVQGPYENYRTPEQTVPNEVLGFPWESCITMTQSWGHNFAPEYKSSRFLIHTLVNVTAKGGNLLLNVAPTPDGTFEQEAYDRLSEIGDWMAINGEAIYNSRPEEPYKRDDIYYTQNRRTGDIYAIGLLNEDDSMPNEVHLRILKNIEVANVSLLGTSKPLRSCKENGGISVEIPAELRDERQFKYAWAIKLQTA; encoded by the coding sequence ATGGCCGATCAGATATTTCAAGGACAGGAACACCCTTTCCAGAAGTCGGATTACATTGCCCCCGAAGATCCGCTTGTTGAGGCAAATCTCGAACGGTGGCAGGATCTCAAGTTTGGCTTGATGATGCACTGGGGACTGTACTCGCAGCTCGGCATAGTCGAGTCATGGGGACTATGCTCGGAGGACCAGCCCTTTCAAGACCGCGGCGGGATGCCATATACCGAATACAAAAAGATGTATTTCGAACTGATCAGCGAATTCAATCCCCAAAACTTCGATCCCGCGCCCTGGGCCCGGGCTGCGAGATATGCCGGCATGAAATACATGATCTTCACCACAAAGCACCATGACGGCTTTTCGATGTTTGACACGAAGCAAACGGATTTCAAGATAACAAGCCCCAGAAGCCCGTTTCATACCAATCCAAAAGCCAATGTTGCTGGTGAGATATTCCGCAAGTTCGCCGAAGAAGGGTTTATCAACGGGGTCTACTTCTCCAAGCCCGACTGGCATCATCCATGTTACTGGTCGCCGCTGTGGGCAACTCCAAACCGCTGCAACAACTACGACACACGGAAGTATCCTCAGATGTGGAAGGAGTTTTGCAACTTCACTTACAACCAGATTGAGGAGCTGATGACCGGCTACGGCAAGATCGACATACTCTGGCTGGATGGTGGGTGGGTACGGCCTAACTCGACTATCAATGACGAGGTTCGCTCATGGGGCTATGACATTCCCCAGTGGGAGCAGGACATCGACATGGCGAGCATAGTAAAAATGGCTCGGGCTCATCAGCCGGATCTGATCGTTGTTGACAGAACAGTACAGGGGCCGTATGAAAACTACCGAACCCCGGAACAGACCGTGCCGAACGAAGTTCTGGGATTCCCGTGGGAATCGTGCATTACGATGACCCAGAGCTGGGGACATAATTTTGCGCCGGAATACAAGAGCAGTCGATTTTTGATACATACGCTGGTTAATGTCACGGCAAAGGGTGGCAATTTGCTGCTGAATGTTGCGCCGACGCCGGATGGTACTTTCGAGCAGGAGGCTTATGATCGGCTGAGCGAAATCGGTGATTGGATGGCAATAAACGGAGAAGCGATCTATAATTCCAGGCCAGAAGAGCCATACAAAAGAGACGACATTTACTACACACAGAACAGAAGGACAGGCGATATTTACGCCATCGGCCTATTGAATGAAGATGATTCAATGCCCAATGAGGTACACCTGAGAATCCTCAAGAATATCGAAGTAGCCAATGTATCGCTTTTGGGGACAAGCAAACCCCTCAGATCGTGCAAGGAAAATGGCGGGATCAGCGTCGAGATCCCGGCGGAGCTGCGCGATGAGAGACAATTCAAGTACGCCTGGGCCATAAAATTGCAGACGGCATGA